A portion of the endosymbiont of Galathealinum brachiosum genome contains these proteins:
- the ccmD gene encoding heme exporter protein CcmD: MSPSEFFHMGGYAVYVWSSYGLALVVLGWILISPVFTKKSIIKELKIKYRQQERQRQEDT, translated from the coding sequence ATGAGTCCTAGTGAATTTTTTCATATGGGTGGTTATGCCGTTTATGTATGGTCATCTTATGGTCTGGCATTAGTTGTATTAGGCTGGATTTTAATTAGCCCTGTATTTACTAAAAAGAGCATTATTAAAGAGTTAAAAATAAAGTATCGCCAGCAGGAACGGCAGCGTCAGGAAGACACATAA
- a CDS encoding heme ABC transporter permease — protein MKLPAIVHKFSSPKNFYIMSGKMIPWFMWSFLLSLVVGLYYGLLVAPPDYQQGESYRIMYIHVPAAWMSMFVYMVMAISAAVGLIWRIKTADLMASVSAPIGAAFTFLALVTGSLWGKPMWGTYWVWDARLTSELILLFLYLGFIALQAAIEDPRNSARAGAILLIVGVVNIPIIHYSVEWWSTLHQGATVAKFDKPSMHISMLIPLMVMATSFKLYYAASVLMRARGELLRREQNTRWVKEIVENES, from the coding sequence ATGAAATTACCCGCAATCGTACATAAATTTTCGTCACCGAAAAATTTCTACATCATGTCAGGAAAGATGATTCCCTGGTTTATGTGGAGTTTTTTGCTGTCATTGGTCGTTGGTTTGTATTACGGCCTGTTAGTCGCCCCACCTGATTATCAGCAGGGTGAGAGTTATCGTATTATGTATATACATGTGCCTGCGGCCTGGATGTCCATGTTTGTTTATATGGTTATGGCTATCTCCGCTGCTGTTGGTTTAATCTGGCGAATTAAAACGGCTGATTTAATGGCCAGTGTGAGTGCACCGATTGGTGCGGCATTTACCTTTCTTGCACTGGTTACTGGTTCGCTCTGGGGTAAACCCATGTGGGGAACCTATTGGGTGTGGGATGCGCGTTTAACTTCCGAGTTAATACTGCTGTTTCTTTATTTAGGTTTTATTGCGTTACAGGCTGCGATTGAAGATCCGAGAAATTCGGCGAGGGCAGGTGCAATCCTGTTAATCGTGGGGGTGGTTAATATCCCCATTATTCATTACTCGGTTGAGTGGTGGAGTACCTTGCATCAGGGAGCAACAGTGGCGAAATTTGATAAACCATCAATGCATATTTCCATGTTAATACCGCTGATGGTGATGGCGACATCATTTAAACTTTATTATGCTGCGTCTGTATTAATGCGTGCCCGGGGTGAGCTTTTACGCCGTGAGCAAAATACGCGCTGGGTGAAGGAGATTGTAGAAAATGAGTCCTAG
- the ccmB gene encoding heme exporter protein CcmB, producing the protein MSAFISLIKRDLMLSYRHRNELLNPLLFFVIVVTLFPLGVSPEKQLLQTMAPGVIWVAALLAAMLSLDTLFKSDFEDGTLEQIMLSPHSNALMVLAKIISHWLVTGVPIILLAPLLGLFMFLPGEGIMTLMLTLLLGTPILSLVGAIGMALTLGLNRGGMLLSLLVLPLYIPVLIFSASAVDASMAGLEIKGQLYFLGALLVLSVTLAPLAAATALKISVE; encoded by the coding sequence ATGAGCGCGTTTATTTCTCTGATTAAACGTGATCTGATGTTGTCATATCGACATCGAAATGAATTATTAAATCCGCTGCTGTTTTTTGTCATTGTGGTAACACTGTTTCCATTAGGTGTATCACCGGAAAAACAGCTACTGCAGACCATGGCGCCGGGAGTTATCTGGGTAGCAGCGCTTCTTGCAGCGATGTTATCACTCGATACCCTGTTTAAGTCGGATTTTGAGGACGGTACCCTGGAGCAGATAATGCTTAGCCCGCATTCTAATGCGCTTATGGTACTGGCTAAAATAATCAGTCACTGGCTGGTGACCGGTGTGCCGATAATACTTCTGGCACCTCTGCTTGGACTTTTTATGTTTTTACCTGGTGAGGGCATTATGACCCTGATGTTAACCCTGTTATTAGGTACCCCTATATTGAGTTTGGTAGGTGCAATCGGCATGGCATTAACCTTAGGATTGAACCGGGGCGGTATGTTGCTGTCTTTGTTAGTGCTTCCCCTGTATATTCCGGTTTTAATATTTTCTGCCAGTGCGGTGGATGCGAGTATGGCCGGGCTGGAGATTAAAGGTCAGTTGTACTTTTTAGGGGCTTTACTGGTGTTATCGGTAACCCTTGCCCCTTTAGCTGCTGCGACGGCTTTAAAGATTAGTGTCGAGTAA
- a CDS encoding heme ABC transporter ATP-binding protein CcmA yields the protein MTDATAGLYLKSVSCTRGYRDLFTGLDFELCPGQMLRVEGKNGSGKTSLLRIMAGLAQPLEGEVLWQGRKIHHAESDYFENLLFLGHRAAIKFELTPIENLCMAKSLHGSKTENGIEEALYQVGLYGFEDIPCAQLSAGQKRRVALAQLFLTRAKCWILDEPYTSLDVNAVGMLEALFTQHINNGGMLVITSHQPVTIAAGEQRKLVLPNTQLEPLV from the coding sequence ATGACCGACGCCACCGCCGGTTTATACCTTAAATCCGTTAGTTGTACCCGAGGTTATCGAGATCTGTTCACAGGTCTTGATTTTGAGCTGTGCCCGGGCCAGATGTTACGTGTTGAAGGTAAAAATGGTAGCGGTAAAACCAGCCTGTTACGTATTATGGCCGGATTGGCTCAGCCGTTAGAAGGTGAGGTGTTATGGCAGGGGCGTAAAATACATCATGCAGAATCTGATTATTTTGAGAATCTGCTTTTTCTGGGGCACCGTGCAGCAATAAAATTTGAGTTAACACCCATAGAAAATCTATGTATGGCGAAGTCTTTACACGGCAGTAAAACAGAGAACGGTATTGAAGAAGCGTTATATCAGGTAGGGCTTTACGGTTTTGAAGATATTCCCTGTGCTCAGTTGTCAGCGGGGCAAAAGCGCCGTGTAGCACTGGCTCAACTATTTTTAACCCGTGCTAAATGCTGGATTTTAGATGAACCTTATACATCTCTGGATGTAAATGCAGTGGGTATGCTGGAAGCTCTATTTACACAACATATCAACAATGGTGGCATGCTGGTTATTACCTCACATCAGCCAGTCACAATAGCTGCGGGTGAACAACGTAAACTTGTTTTGCCAAATACCCAGCTGGAGCCGCTTGTATGA